A section of the Sedimentisphaera cyanobacteriorum genome encodes:
- a CDS encoding glycosyltransferase family 4 protein, with amino-acid sequence MKILYVNHKCGFFGGVESFVFKSVKSLTEAGWECWGLFEKQQEFESSFGKAFKDCVFANSGRLEESLDSLKNDGVKIAFVHKIFSPQLLEEVSKRFKTIVLFHDHDYYCLRKHKYFPVTRRNCHKPAGLYCLLCSGMIEKNPESPLKVSFLNVKRFCSMFRRLKRSSRFMVLSDYMRDNLSANGFDTSRITKLQPIIAPSKTPSSGKSEKFKILYIGQLIKGKGVDLLIKSLKYLSPGWECKIAGRGNDSENLKMLAASEGLADKVEFSGWCSSPEELYESCDVVAVPSRWQEPYGLVGVEAGAHRKPVVGFDVGGIGEWLKDNVNGFLVREGDVIGFACALEKLKDNTELRRKLGMEGRRIVKENYTPEKFESAMRKICLELAENAL; translated from the coding sequence ATGAAGATTCTTTATGTAAATCACAAATGCGGTTTCTTTGGCGGAGTTGAATCTTTTGTTTTCAAGTCCGTTAAAAGTCTTACTGAAGCTGGCTGGGAATGCTGGGGTCTTTTCGAAAAGCAGCAGGAATTTGAGAGCTCTTTTGGAAAGGCCTTTAAAGACTGTGTATTTGCCAATTCCGGAAGGCTTGAAGAGAGCCTTGATTCCCTGAAAAATGATGGAGTGAAAATTGCTTTTGTGCATAAGATCTTCTCGCCCCAGCTGCTTGAAGAGGTTAGCAAGAGATTTAAAACGATTGTTCTATTCCACGACCATGATTACTATTGTCTTAGAAAGCATAAATATTTCCCTGTTACAAGACGAAACTGCCATAAACCAGCAGGCCTGTACTGCCTGCTTTGTTCGGGTATGATAGAGAAAAATCCGGAAAGCCCCCTTAAAGTTTCGTTTTTGAATGTAAAACGTTTCTGCTCTATGTTTCGCCGGCTGAAAAGAAGCAGCCGCTTCATGGTTCTCTCTGATTATATGCGTGATAATCTCTCTGCGAACGGATTTGATACGTCCAGGATTACAAAACTTCAGCCTATAATTGCTCCTTCTAAAACGCCTTCAAGCGGCAAAAGTGAAAAATTTAAGATATTATATATTGGCCAGCTCATAAAGGGCAAAGGGGTTGATCTTCTGATAAAATCCTTGAAATATCTCAGTCCGGGCTGGGAGTGCAAAATAGCAGGACGCGGAAACGATTCAGAAAATCTCAAGATGCTGGCTGCTTCAGAGGGGTTAGCTGATAAGGTGGAATTTTCAGGCTGGTGCAGCAGTCCCGAAGAGCTTTACGAAAGCTGTGATGTTGTTGCAGTTCCTTCCCGCTGGCAGGAGCCGTACGGCCTTGTTGGCGTGGAGGCGGGCGCACACCGAAAGCCGGTTGTGGGTTTTGATGTTGGCGGTATCGGAGAATGGCTCAAAGATAACGTAAACGGGTTTCTCGTTCGTGAAGGGGATGTGATAGGTTTTGCCTGCGCTTTGGAAAAGCTGAAAGATAATACCGAACTGAGAAGAAAACTGGGAATGGAAGGCAGAAGAATCGTGAAAGAAAATTATACGCCTGAAAAATTTGAATCTGCTATGAGAAAGATTTGCCTCGAGCTTGCGGAGAATGCTCTATGA
- a CDS encoding glycosyltransferase family 4 protein, which produces MKIAIVTNRFYPEVGGAETNIYYQACSLAKQHEVAVFCPKRIDAADYEKLSGFELFRLKDWKNPNGEYPNIKTETFMPSVFFKILTGGYDVVMYFPALSKNNMLGFLAAKLSGKKNVLCCFDWLDYSQIILQTGDIDPNIMEREEARWYQKIFLKRFDYIFAISNKEIEFFKKYNRNVGYSPVPIRLEEYDNFDAPNPRSKYGIEENEFVFLSLGRVCRIKGQDIALKAFAEVADKLPGSKFVFVGRQDYDPQITSEMKALIKQNGLEDRVLFTGMVQREEVIGWLRHSDIHVIPVRFMNSGAVVVESWISGTPVLQSDVVDPNLVQEDVNGYTFRRADVSHLAEKMEKAFQNRDAFPDLAREGEKLVREKYTYQYLTNLYVKTFESLINQV; this is translated from the coding sequence GTGAAAATAGCTATTGTTACCAACAGATTTTATCCTGAGGTGGGAGGAGCTGAAACCAACATTTACTATCAGGCTTGCAGTCTTGCAAAGCAGCATGAGGTGGCGGTTTTCTGCCCGAAACGCATTGACGCAGCGGATTATGAAAAGCTCAGCGGATTTGAGCTTTTCCGCCTCAAAGACTGGAAAAACCCCAATGGTGAATACCCCAACATAAAAACAGAAACATTTATGCCTTCGGTCTTTTTTAAGATACTTACGGGCGGTTATGATGTTGTGATGTATTTTCCCGCACTGAGCAAAAATAATATGCTCGGATTCCTTGCGGCCAAATTGTCCGGAAAGAAAAACGTTCTCTGCTGTTTCGACTGGCTCGATTACAGCCAGATAATCCTCCAGACTGGTGATATAGACCCGAACATTATGGAGCGTGAGGAGGCGAGGTGGTATCAGAAGATTTTTCTCAAACGATTTGACTATATCTTCGCAATATCAAACAAGGAGATTGAGTTTTTCAAGAAATACAACCGCAATGTAGGCTATTCACCTGTGCCTATACGGCTTGAAGAATATGATAATTTTGATGCTCCAAACCCAAGATCGAAATACGGGATTGAGGAAAACGAATTTGTATTCCTTTCTCTGGGACGCGTCTGCAGGATAAAGGGGCAGGACATAGCTCTGAAGGCCTTCGCAGAGGTTGCAGATAAGCTTCCGGGGTCAAAGTTTGTTTTTGTAGGCAGGCAGGATTACGACCCTCAAATAACCTCTGAAATGAAGGCCTTAATAAAGCAGAACGGGCTTGAAGACAGAGTGCTTTTCACAGGAATGGTGCAAAGAGAGGAGGTAATCGGCTGGCTGAGGCATTCAGATATCCATGTTATACCGGTTCGTTTTATGAATTCAGGTGCGGTAGTTGTGGAGAGCTGGATAAGCGGTACGCCGGTGCTTCAGAGCGATGTTGTGGATCCGAATCTCGTTCAGGAAGATGTAAACGGCTACACATTCAGAAGGGCGGATGTCTCCCATCTGGCCGAAAAAATGGAAAAGGCCTTCCAAAACAGGGACGCTTTCCCGGATTTGGCAAGAGAGGGGGAGAAGCTGGTTAGGGAAAAATATACCTATCAGTATCTAACTAACCTCTACGTAAAAACTTTCGAAAGCTTGATTAATCAGGTTTAG
- a CDS encoding glycosyltransferase family 2 protein, with the protein MNPQVSIVVRACNDIEFIEQTLEMISKQSFKDFQLVCPDSNSTDGTYEKLCSFCSDAYRIEGRYVPGKVLNEAVSKCRGELIVFNNSDCVIQGEYWLENLIKPFDDKQVTAVYGKQVPRKDADPLVVKDYSRAFSSKSLKWGNFFSLATSAIRKSSLLEHPFNEEVQYSEDVEWAWRARQRGEKIAFAEGAVVEHSHNYTVEEIKKRFYGEGLAEPAIYGRRPAQENFLSCVIKPAAAETLRDWIYLLKIGRPDLFLWAPKYRWLQRSSVYRGIKEYYS; encoded by the coding sequence ATGAACCCTCAAGTAAGCATAGTTGTAAGGGCGTGCAATGATATAGAATTCATTGAGCAAACCCTTGAGATGATATCCAAGCAGAGCTTTAAGGATTTTCAGCTTGTATGCCCGGATTCCAATTCAACAGACGGGACATACGAAAAGCTGTGTTCATTCTGCTCTGATGCCTACCGAATAGAAGGCAGGTATGTCCCGGGTAAAGTGCTCAATGAAGCGGTTAGCAAATGCAGGGGCGAGTTAATAGTTTTCAATAATTCTGACTGTGTTATTCAGGGCGAATATTGGCTTGAGAATTTGATAAAGCCTTTCGATGATAAGCAGGTAACCGCTGTTTACGGCAAACAGGTGCCAAGAAAAGATGCAGACCCGCTTGTAGTAAAGGATTACAGCAGGGCTTTCAGCAGTAAATCGCTCAAATGGGGGAATTTTTTCTCACTCGCCACAAGTGCAATCAGAAAGAGCTCATTGCTTGAGCATCCATTCAATGAAGAAGTGCAGTATTCTGAGGATGTGGAGTGGGCTTGGCGCGCACGGCAGAGGGGTGAGAAGATTGCTTTTGCAGAGGGGGCAGTGGTTGAGCATTCTCATAATTATACTGTTGAAGAAATAAAGAAAAGATTTTACGGCGAAGGTCTCGCTGAGCCTGCAATTTATGGCAGAAGGCCCGCACAAGAAAACTTTCTTTCCTGCGTTATCAAACCGGCAGCAGCAGAGACTTTGAGAGACTGGATATATCTTTTAAAAATCGGCAGGCCGGATTTGTTCCTATGGGCGCCGAAATACCGCTGGCTTCAGAGAAGCAGTGTGTACAGAGGAATCAAGGAATATTACAGTTAG
- a CDS encoding ATP-binding SpoIIE family protein phosphatase, with protein MLKRLLVVDDEPSNIFTLQSMLEYREDFAVDSTESGFQCLEMVKRNKYDLIYLDIMMPEIDGFQVCAKIREINENIPVILVTALSDSDYLRKGFEAGAIDYIRKPVDDLELKARTNNILKNKEAENKIRELYSSLLRDLKVASKIQFHMLPPQFVVDTDMNFCSGYSPSTQIGGDLYDIIKLSADRIFIYIGDISGHGAQAALLMAAVKSTIRVIIEEKDGEIEPYELMNILNKTLAGNLFENHYMTLLAGVIDLSSDEFTFFNAGHLPIIQFNCNQRKGSKLTNKGSIPIGWDASLEYCKEEQDQIRLSGDNIYILLTDGIIECEGQDSEELGIDGFIDLLESVIIPDTCLLLPHKVKSWLYNAGYQISQDDFSMLSFEKSSKPDTFTFELSQLTGATESGISKFEAADYKLDNVSLASKIIERLCFEKSWSNKLAAEAELVTSEFVTNIISHGLRPKEVPLVLIQLLFDESGVNLRFIDNGVEWKPDILQASLEGFFEKMDKFSESGRGMAIIKSISKAIKRQRFDSMNETSVYLNND; from the coding sequence ATGCTTAAAAGGCTTTTGGTCGTAGATGACGAACCATCTAACATCTTTACGCTTCAGTCTATGCTGGAATACAGGGAGGATTTTGCAGTAGACTCAACAGAATCCGGTTTTCAGTGTCTTGAGATGGTTAAGCGAAATAAATACGACTTAATATATCTGGACATAATGATGCCTGAGATTGACGGGTTTCAGGTTTGCGCAAAAATCAGAGAAATAAATGAAAACATCCCGGTGATTTTGGTTACAGCGCTGAGCGACAGCGATTATCTCCGCAAGGGTTTTGAGGCTGGTGCGATAGACTATATCAGAAAGCCGGTTGATGATTTGGAGCTCAAGGCCAGAACGAACAATATACTTAAGAACAAAGAGGCTGAGAATAAGATAAGGGAGCTTTATTCAAGCCTTCTCAGAGATCTGAAGGTGGCTTCAAAAATTCAGTTTCATATGCTCCCGCCACAGTTTGTAGTAGATACTGATATGAATTTCTGTTCCGGCTATTCCCCTTCAACCCAGATCGGCGGGGATCTCTACGATATTATCAAGCTCTCTGCGGACAGGATTTTTATATATATTGGTGATATCTCAGGGCACGGGGCTCAGGCAGCCCTTCTTATGGCGGCAGTTAAATCAACCATAAGGGTTATAATCGAAGAAAAAGACGGCGAAATCGAGCCCTACGAGCTGATGAACATACTCAACAAAACGCTTGCAGGAAATTTGTTCGAGAATCACTATATGACCCTTCTTGCCGGCGTGATTGATTTGAGCAGCGATGAATTTACCTTTTTCAATGCAGGCCATCTGCCCATCATACAATTCAACTGCAATCAGCGAAAAGGCTCTAAGCTCACAAACAAAGGTTCGATACCCATAGGCTGGGATGCTTCTCTGGAATACTGCAAAGAAGAACAGGACCAGATAAGGCTCTCAGGAGATAATATTTACATACTTCTTACAGACGGGATTATTGAATGCGAAGGGCAGGACAGCGAAGAGCTGGGTATCGATGGATTCATAGACCTGCTTGAGAGCGTAATAATCCCTGATACCTGCCTTCTCCTGCCGCATAAGGTAAAGTCTTGGCTCTACAATGCAGGCTACCAGATCAGTCAGGACGATTTCTCTATGCTGAGCTTTGAGAAGAGCTCCAAACCAGACACCTTCACTTTTGAGCTGAGCCAGCTTACAGGGGCAACCGAATCGGGGATAAGCAAATTTGAAGCCGCTGACTATAAACTCGATAATGTGTCTTTGGCAAGCAAGATTATTGAAAGGCTCTGTTTTGAGAAGAGCTGGTCAAACAAGCTTGCCGCAGAGGCGGAGCTGGTTACAAGCGAGTTTGTTACAAACATAATATCTCACGGATTACGTCCCAAGGAGGTGCCTTTGGTTTTGATACAGCTTTTATTTGATGAAAGCGGGGTGAACCTTCGTTTTATAGACAATGGTGTTGAATGGAAACCCGATATTCTCCAGGCGAGCTTAGAGGGGTTTTTCGAAAAGATGGATAAGTTCTCAGAATCCGGCAGGGGAATGGCAATTATAAAGAGCATATCCAAGGCGATAAAAAGGCAGCGTTTTGACAGTATGAATGAAACCTCCGTGTATCTAAATAATGATTAG
- a CDS encoding sigma-70 family RNA polymerase sigma factor has protein sequence MQSSKANFIELYSKSQKKIFFYILSMVHHRSDAEDLLQQTASEMWKLFDKYQEDKNFTAWGIAIAHYKILDYRKSRSRNKLFLSNDVYEQIIQEFNDVSEFEEQRRNALNGCLKKLSDEDQKMIWMHYDEGLSYKKIAENLQRSKSGIYKVMARIHCNLLACIKKTLLVWQRNG, from the coding sequence ATGCAGTCTTCAAAAGCAAATTTCATAGAGCTTTATTCTAAATCTCAAAAGAAAATATTCTTCTATATTTTGAGTATGGTTCACCACCGCAGCGATGCAGAGGACCTGCTCCAGCAGACCGCTTCTGAGATGTGGAAACTGTTCGATAAGTATCAGGAGGACAAAAACTTTACTGCTTGGGGAATAGCTATAGCACACTACAAAATCCTTGATTACAGAAAATCTCGAAGCAGGAATAAGCTTTTTCTCTCAAACGATGTGTATGAACAGATTATTCAGGAATTCAACGATGTCTCAGAATTTGAAGAGCAGAGGCGAAACGCACTCAACGGATGCCTCAAGAAGCTCAGCGATGAAGACCAAAAGATGATATGGATGCATTATGATGAGGGCCTTAGCTATAAAAAGATAGCAGAAAATCTTCAGAGGTCTAAAAGCGGTATATATAAAGTAATGGCCAGGATTCACTGCAATCTGCTGGCCTGTATTAAGAAAACTTTGCTTGTGTGGCAGCGAAATGGATAA
- a CDS encoding FecR domain-containing protein, translating into MDKISRQDFVNILMKALDAEASNEDIYKLNKAMRDDQACRRLYIETLLLYVELSPYGSVEIEKNNNKVDPLLAGSVLNRDECSCDIISFPKRKNEKAGKDTIENEIPAARRRPFSKITFALFALTSAALIFLIVYANFFTPKLIETATLNKSIDAKWSGANLNEGSRLYAQRETITLRGGIAEFETNNQTKVIIEGPAEFRFRGPSEVTLEYGQLYSIVEEEGFGFTVTTPNSKIVDLGTEFGVIAGKDGNTELHVIKGKTKLLSDNSWINNTVMEVTENTACRVSNNSSSVSKIALKEDFFARYINKENRVVWRGEKQLDLADIVGGGNGLGTGKYLSGINTKSGVYASNMIKFSSIYENDSSYREVRGLDFIDGVFVPDKTEKAGIVSSQRHRFDKFTDTIGKYWIGIINGAVHPELANVKQHTLTLKGKSLDYPQNKAIFIHPNQGITFDLEKIRKAYEKQNIIRFSSSFGLSDSIFKPVNFKDNRNNSTSFQEGFPRCNFQVLVDGVLKHEKTRQTPMDEPDNFEIPISKEDSFLTVIVSSPVDDQIENAGLLWAVLAEPSLILSSDKGV; encoded by the coding sequence ATGGATAAAATCAGCAGACAAGATTTTGTAAATATTCTGATGAAAGCATTGGATGCAGAGGCTTCAAATGAGGATATTTATAAGCTGAACAAAGCTATGAGAGATGACCAGGCTTGCCGGCGGCTCTATATTGAAACATTACTGCTCTATGTAGAGCTCTCTCCTTACGGCAGCGTAGAAATAGAGAAGAACAATAATAAGGTTGATCCTTTGCTGGCAGGTTCAGTACTCAATAGAGACGAATGCAGCTGCGATATAATTTCTTTCCCTAAGAGAAAAAATGAAAAAGCAGGCAAGGATACAATTGAAAATGAAATTCCTGCAGCGCGAAGACGCCCATTCAGTAAAATCACCTTTGCGCTATTTGCGCTAACTTCTGCAGCTTTGATATTTCTTATTGTTTATGCTAACTTTTTCACTCCTAAGCTTATAGAAACAGCCACTCTAAACAAATCCATTGATGCCAAATGGAGCGGAGCAAATCTCAATGAAGGCAGCAGGCTTTATGCTCAGAGAGAAACTATTACCCTAAGAGGCGGAATAGCAGAATTTGAAACGAACAACCAGACTAAGGTGATTATTGAAGGTCCTGCGGAATTCAGGTTTAGAGGCCCTTCTGAAGTAACGCTTGAATACGGTCAGCTTTATTCAATTGTCGAAGAGGAAGGTTTCGGGTTCACCGTTACAACGCCGAATTCGAAAATCGTGGATCTGGGAACTGAATTTGGAGTTATTGCCGGGAAAGACGGCAACACTGAGCTGCACGTTATTAAAGGAAAAACCAAACTGCTCAGCGACAACAGCTGGATAAACAATACTGTAATGGAAGTTACAGAAAACACCGCTTGCAGGGTTTCGAACAACAGCTCCTCTGTGAGCAAAATTGCCTTGAAGGAAGATTTCTTCGCACGGTATATCAACAAAGAAAACAGGGTTGTATGGCGCGGGGAAAAGCAGCTCGATTTAGCCGATATTGTAGGCGGCGGAAACGGTCTGGGGACAGGGAAATATCTTTCAGGCATAAACACAAAAAGCGGTGTTTATGCGAGTAATATGATTAAGTTCAGCTCTATTTATGAGAATGACTCTTCTTATAGAGAAGTTAGAGGCTTAGATTTTATTGATGGGGTTTTTGTACCAGACAAAACCGAAAAAGCAGGAATTGTTTCTTCACAGAGACATCGCTTTGATAAATTTACCGACACTATAGGCAAGTACTGGATCGGAATAATAAATGGGGCAGTACATCCTGAACTGGCAAATGTTAAGCAGCATACCCTTACCTTAAAAGGAAAAAGTTTAGATTATCCGCAGAATAAAGCAATATTCATTCACCCAAATCAAGGAATCACTTTTGACCTTGAAAAAATCAGGAAAGCCTACGAAAAGCAAAATATAATCCGTTTCTCAAGCTCTTTCGGGCTCTCTGACAGTATATTTAAGCCCGTGAATTTCAAAGATAATAGAAATAATTCAACCTCATTCCAAGAAGGATTTCCAAGGTGCAATTTTCAAGTTTTAGTTGATGGGGTATTGAAACATGAAAAAACGAGGCAAACGCCAATGGATGAGCCGGATAATTTCGAAATCCCGATTTCTAAAGAAGACAGTTTTCTGACTGTTATAGTAAGCTCCCCGGTTGATGACCAAATAGAAAATGCAGGACTTTTATGGGCAGTACTCGCTGAGCCTTCTCTTATACTAAGCAGCGATAAAGGGGTTTAG
- a CDS encoding LamG domain-containing protein produces MKQKRLSFNLAVLLIISAVFAAASTSEAAKLIEWKFDGNALDSSGNGFDGDIYEGGADSVSFSNEGRGGCIELTNNKDRVLTSSYVDIGSAFTAAGWMKLPQDFGGAWNRFLTTSDAGTGFCIMQDGSSGSLKFTVNGNWAMPKAGQLTPGRWQHIAGTYDGTDARLYVNGELVAGPISMPAPSESEQIIAMGRDQNSWESGFTGLFDEVKIYNNALSASEISDLYNAEYLQQVSDPRDKAALPAVNNSVDFEITIDKAETSTVTNVEWYKKIAAGDPNTPITSDGTKYDISLTQSGSALTIYNPDTNDEAYMYLAEVTLDSGYPSIIETKPASLKISDGLMHRWSFSGDLTDSAGSADGELYDPSSSTASFVDGSSQLLLDNPQVRPVDDPNNIAYVTLPDGIISSADNFMTIEMWVTPHRVVEPSNWLAPLFAFGEDNDDNILNDSGGQGISGLLQTPESGPSVGIDMPNGNSRWSDPAQAIEGSEFMLAMVWDGNTGEGRLYINGNLVAGPQNLPINLSEINDVDNLIGHNWWSNGLINASFNEIRIYDWPYDAPWIQAHYNAGADLVDVNPCMNPPETDLDGDCQITLNDFALLASEWLYCGRLGPCN; encoded by the coding sequence ATGAAACAAAAAAGATTAAGTTTCAATTTAGCTGTGCTGCTTATCATCTCGGCTGTTTTTGCAGCAGCATCCACTTCCGAAGCGGCAAAACTGATAGAATGGAAATTTGATGGAAACGCACTTGATTCAAGCGGAAATGGATTCGATGGAGACATATACGAAGGAGGTGCTGACAGCGTAAGCTTTTCTAATGAGGGACGCGGCGGCTGCATCGAATTAACGAACAATAAAGACAGAGTTCTAACATCAAGTTATGTTGACATCGGTTCAGCATTTACCGCTGCCGGCTGGATGAAGCTCCCCCAAGATTTCGGCGGGGCGTGGAATCGTTTTCTAACAACCAGCGATGCAGGAACGGGATTCTGCATTATGCAGGACGGCAGCTCAGGCAGCTTAAAATTTACCGTAAACGGCAACTGGGCAATGCCTAAAGCCGGACAGCTCACCCCGGGACGATGGCAGCATATTGCAGGAACCTACGACGGGACTGATGCCAGGCTTTACGTTAATGGCGAACTTGTCGCAGGGCCGATTTCTATGCCCGCTCCCTCTGAATCTGAGCAGATTATAGCAATGGGAAGAGACCAGAACAGCTGGGAGTCAGGATTTACAGGACTCTTTGACGAAGTAAAGATATATAACAATGCACTCAGCGCCTCGGAAATATCAGATCTCTACAATGCCGAATACCTTCAGCAGGTTTCAGATCCCAGAGATAAGGCAGCGCTTCCTGCTGTTAATAATTCAGTTGATTTCGAAATCACAATAGACAAGGCAGAAACTTCAACAGTAACAAACGTTGAATGGTACAAAAAGATTGCAGCAGGCGATCCTAATACGCCGATAACAAGCGATGGGACAAAATACGACATTTCCCTCACTCAGTCCGGTTCTGCTCTAACCATCTACAATCCAGACACAAATGATGAAGCTTATATGTACTTGGCTGAAGTTACCCTCGACTCGGGTTACCCTTCAATTATAGAAACCAAGCCGGCTTCACTTAAAATTAGCGATGGTCTTATGCACCGCTGGAGCTTTTCCGGCGATTTGACTGATTCAGCAGGCTCAGCAGACGGAGAGCTTTACGACCCATCCTCTTCAACAGCTTCCTTTGTAGATGGCAGCAGTCAGCTTCTTCTTGATAATCCTCAGGTAAGGCCTGTTGATGATCCTAACAATATTGCTTATGTAACACTGCCGGACGGCATAATATCCTCTGCCGATAATTTTATGACCATTGAAATGTGGGTTACTCCGCACAGAGTAGTTGAACCGTCTAACTGGCTTGCCCCTCTTTTTGCATTCGGTGAAGATAACGATGACAATATACTTAACGACAGCGGCGGCCAGGGCATCTCTGGGCTTCTCCAGACCCCTGAAAGCGGCCCTTCAGTAGGCATTGATATGCCGAACGGAAACTCAAGATGGTCTGACCCTGCTCAGGCAATCGAGGGCTCGGAATTTATGCTTGCAATGGTATGGGACGGCAACACCGGTGAAGGAAGACTTTATATAAATGGCAATCTGGTTGCCGGCCCTCAGAACTTGCCAATCAATCTTTCTGAGATTAATGATGTAGATAATTTGATTGGGCATAATTGGTGGAGCAATGGGCTAATTAATGCTTCATTTAACGAAATCAGGATTTACGACTGGCCGTATGATGCCCCTTGGATACAGGCTCATTACAATGCCGGAGCAGATTTAGTCGATGTGAATCCTTGTATGAATCCTCCTGAAACGGATTTGGATGGTGATTGCCAGATAACTCTTAACGATTTTGCGCTTTTAGCCTCTGAATGGCTTTACTGCGGCAGACTCGGCCCCTGCAATTAA
- a CDS encoding IS3 family transposase (programmed frameshift), giving the protein MRRSRFSESQILSILKESEAGLEVSDLTRKYGISRATFYNWKSKYSGIGGSEIRRLRELERENGKLKKMYADLSLENNVLKDLIEKNFLKPAERKDFARQAHSKGLCVQSSCKAAGISRGSFYYTPSRNDDAEVKRQIELVIDSRPRRGFPKIFDSIRRKGYSWNHKKVYRVYKENEFQLNNRKKNLIRQIERKPMPEATRANEIWSIDFMSDSLSNGRPFRAFNVIDEFNREALDIEIDTSLPSLRIIRSLELIGSDRGFPRFIRSDNGPEFRSLQFRRFCCRNRIRHRRIEAGKPQQNSFIERFNRSYREDILDMYSFKNLSEARNLTLDWLIEYNYERGHESLGGKAPVEYVRSFLPFTPQNNSEGAKGKNCCLKEFV; this is encoded by the exons ATGCGAAGATCGAGGTTTAGTGAAAGCCAGATACTTTCGATTCTCAAGGAGTCAGAAGCCGGTTTAGAGGTCAGTGATTTGACCAGGAAATACGGCATATCCCGTGCCACATTTTACAACTGGAAGAGCAAGTATTCTGGTATTGGCGGCAGTGAGATAAGGCGTTTACGCGAGTTAGAGCGAGAGAACGGCAAGCTCAAAAAGATGTATGCGGACTTATCATTAGAGAATAACGTTCTCAAGGATTTAATAGAAAAAAACT TTCTAAAGCCTGCCGAGCGAAAGGATTTTGCCAGGCAGGCACATTCTAAGGGCTTATGCGTGCAATCATCTTGTAAAGCAGCAGGCATCAGCCGGGGCAGTTTTTACTATACTCCTTCAAGAAACGATGATGCTGAGGTAAAAAGACAGATAGAGCTGGTAATAGATTCCCGTCCTCGACGCGGATTTCCAAAGATATTCGACAGTATCCGCCGCAAGGGATATAGCTGGAATCACAAAAAGGTTTATCGTGTTTATAAGGAAAATGAATTTCAGCTTAACAACCGTAAAAAGAATTTGATAAGGCAAATAGAGCGTAAACCTATGCCAGAAGCCACGAGAGCTAATGAGATATGGAGTATTGATTTTATGAGCGATAGTTTGAGTAATGGTCGGCCATTCAGGGCTTTCAACGTTATCGATGAGTTTAACCGTGAGGCATTGGATATTGAGATCGACACGAGCTTACCTTCGCTTCGCATAATTCGTAGCCTTGAATTAATAGGCTCTGATCGGGGTTTCCCCCGCTTTATTCGCAGCGATAATGGGCCGGAATTTAGGAGCCTTCAATTTCGCAGGTTCTGCTGCCGAAACAGAATCAGGCACCGCCGTATAGAAGCAGGCAAGCCTCAGCAAAACAGTTTTATTGAACGATTCAATCGGAGTTATCGAGAGGATATACTTGATATGTACAGTTTTAAGAATTTATCAGAAGCTCGTAATTTAACTTTAGATTGGCTTATAGAATATAATTATGAGCGTGGGCACGAATCACTGGGAGGGAAAGCTCCTGTAGAGTATGTCCGCAGTTTTTTGCCTTTCACCCCTCAAAATAATTCTGAAGGGGCAAAAGGAAAAAACTGCTGTTTGAAGGAATTTGTCTAA